One region of Baekduia soli genomic DNA includes:
- a CDS encoding acyl-CoA dehydrogenase family protein — MSATSAPPEIRPHDFLSTDALLSDEERDIRDAVRAFVRDRVVPNVGEWFEDATVPAELLGELGRLGVLGMHLDGYGCAGASATAYGLACLELEAGDSGLRSLVSVQGSLAMYAIWRWGSEEQKQQWLPRMAAGEALGCFGLTEPDAGSDPGAMRTRARRDGTDWILHGQKMWITSGSRADVAVVWAATDEGIRGFLVPRGTKGFTTQDIHKKLSLRASITSELLLDDVRLPAEAMLPEATSLRGPLSCLNEARFGIVFGAMGAARACFESALEYSKERIVFGRPIAATQIQQQKLAFMATEVNRGILLAMHLGRMKDAGTLRNEHVSMGKLANVNAALEVARTARQVLGANGVTLEYPVIRHMNNLESVVTYEGTADVHALVVGGALTGIPAFR, encoded by the coding sequence ATGTCCGCCACGAGCGCCCCGCCAGAGATCCGCCCGCACGACTTCCTGTCGACCGATGCGCTGCTGAGCGACGAGGAGCGCGACATCCGCGACGCGGTCCGGGCCTTCGTGCGCGACCGCGTGGTCCCCAACGTGGGGGAGTGGTTCGAGGATGCGACGGTCCCCGCCGAGCTGCTCGGTGAGCTGGGGCGGCTGGGCGTGCTGGGCATGCACCTGGACGGCTACGGGTGCGCGGGGGCCAGCGCGACGGCCTATGGCCTCGCGTGCCTGGAGCTGGAGGCCGGCGACAGCGGGCTGCGCAGCCTGGTCTCCGTGCAGGGCTCGCTGGCGATGTACGCCATCTGGCGCTGGGGCAGCGAGGAGCAGAAGCAGCAGTGGCTGCCGCGGATGGCGGCGGGCGAGGCGCTGGGCTGCTTCGGGCTGACCGAGCCCGACGCGGGCTCGGACCCCGGCGCGATGCGCACCCGCGCGCGGCGCGACGGCACGGACTGGATCCTGCACGGCCAGAAGATGTGGATCACCAGCGGCTCGCGCGCCGACGTCGCGGTGGTCTGGGCGGCCACCGACGAGGGGATCCGCGGGTTCCTGGTGCCGCGCGGCACCAAGGGCTTCACGACCCAGGACATCCACAAGAAGCTCTCGCTGCGGGCGTCGATCACCTCCGAGCTGCTGCTCGACGACGTGCGCCTGCCCGCCGAGGCGATGCTCCCGGAGGCCACGTCGCTGCGCGGTCCGCTGTCGTGCCTGAACGAGGCACGCTTCGGCATCGTCTTCGGCGCGATGGGCGCCGCCCGGGCCTGCTTCGAGTCGGCGCTGGAGTACAGCAAGGAGCGCATCGTCTTCGGCCGGCCGATCGCGGCGACCCAGATCCAGCAGCAGAAGCTGGCGTTCATGGCCACCGAGGTCAACCGCGGGATCCTGCTGGCGATGCACCTGGGCCGGATGAAGGACGCGGGCACCCTGCGCAACGAGCACGTCTCGATGGGCAAGCTGGCCAACGTCAACGCGGCGCTGGAGGTCGCGCGCACCGCGCGCCAGGTCCTCGGCGCCAACGGCGTCACGCTCGAGTACCCCGTCATCCGTCACATGAACAACCTGGAGTCCGTGGTGACCTACGAGGGCACGGCCGACGTCCACGCGCTGGTGGTCGGCGGCGCGCTGACCGGCATCCCGGCCTTCCGCTGA
- a CDS encoding SDR family NAD(P)-dependent oxidoreductase, giving the protein MLLAGRTCVVTGGASGIGAATARVLVREGARVAVLDRRADDARAVVEALAPADGGPHLALEADVADPAAVRRAFTAVLEAFGRLDGLVSCAGIRITGDPLEVTPEDWHHVMDVNLSGAFYCAQHAGRAMVAQGSGSIVNISSAAGLVAVDRRVAYNASKAGLLGLTRGLARDLGGRGVRVNAVCPGLIRTPLTEPYFEDEAWVAALSDVIPSGSAGEPEHIGDACAFLLSDLAAYITGIALPVDGGFTAYGSFGSPSAFTADRRAR; this is encoded by the coding sequence ATGTTGCTCGCTGGCAGGACCTGCGTCGTGACGGGCGGCGCGAGCGGGATCGGCGCGGCCACCGCACGGGTGCTCGTCCGCGAGGGCGCCCGGGTGGCGGTGCTCGACCGCCGCGCCGACGACGCGCGCGCGGTCGTGGAGGCGCTGGCGCCCGCCGACGGAGGCCCGCACCTGGCGCTGGAGGCCGACGTCGCCGATCCCGCCGCGGTGCGGCGCGCCTTCACGGCGGTCCTCGAGGCGTTCGGGCGTCTCGACGGCCTGGTCAGCTGCGCGGGCATCCGCATCACCGGCGACCCGCTGGAGGTGACCCCGGAGGACTGGCACCACGTGATGGACGTCAACCTCAGCGGCGCCTTCTACTGCGCCCAGCACGCCGGGCGCGCGATGGTCGCCCAGGGCTCGGGGTCGATCGTCAACATCTCGTCGGCCGCCGGCCTGGTCGCCGTCGACCGGCGCGTGGCCTACAACGCGAGCAAGGCCGGGCTGCTCGGCCTGACCCGGGGCCTGGCCCGCGACCTCGGCGGGCGGGGCGTGCGGGTCAACGCCGTGTGCCCGGGCCTCATCCGCACGCCGCTGACCGAGCCCTACTTCGAGGACGAGGCGTGGGTGGCGGCGCTGAGCGACGTCATCCCGTCGGGCAGCGCCGGCGAGCCGGAGCACATCGGCGACGCGTGCGCGTTCCTGCTCAGCGACCTGGCGGCCTACATCACGGGCATCGCGCTGCCCGTCGACGGCGGCTTCACGGCC
- a CDS encoding VOC family protein yields the protein MRRLQSQGVHHVTLVGADRQTSIDFWQGVLGMPFVFEQPNLDNAAESHLYFDPGDGRLITVFTDEDRVADPGRTPTDPGCVHHLAFALSQATFAQAVGRLDERGIRHSGVKDRGFMDSIYFEDPLGLLIELASYRFEPPAGRTHAAVLRRAHELRVAAGAEAIGTVHLADAIEALVAEGAG from the coding sequence GTGCGAAGACTGCAGAGCCAGGGCGTCCATCACGTGACGCTCGTCGGGGCGGACCGCCAGACATCCATCGACTTCTGGCAGGGCGTGCTGGGCATGCCGTTCGTCTTCGAGCAGCCCAACCTCGACAACGCGGCCGAGAGCCACCTGTACTTCGACCCGGGCGACGGCCGCCTGATCACCGTGTTCACCGACGAGGACCGCGTGGCCGATCCGGGCCGCACGCCGACCGACCCGGGGTGCGTGCACCACCTCGCGTTCGCGCTGTCGCAGGCGACGTTCGCCCAGGCCGTCGGGCGCCTCGACGAGCGCGGCATCCGCCACAGCGGCGTCAAGGACCGCGGCTTCATGGACTCCATCTACTTCGAGGACCCTCTGGGCCTGCTCATCGAGCTGGCGTCCTACCGGTTCGAGCCGCCCGCGGGCCGGACGCACGCCGCCGTCCTGCGCCGGGCCCACGAGCTGCGGGTCGCGGCCGGCGCCGAGGCCATCGGGACGGTCCACCTCGCCGACGCGATCGAGGCGCTCGTGGCCGAGGGCGCCGGCTAG
- a CDS encoding CaiB/BaiF CoA transferase family protein has product MPSALDNVRVVDFSRVLAGPFATMLLADLGASVVKIERGGPGAAGDDTRTWGPPYDDAGEATYYLSVNRNKDSVVLDFADRADLERARALAAGADVVVENFRPGVMDRLGLGYEALSAADPSLVYCSITGFGRRAGADLPGYDLLIQALGGLMSITGPAGGEPQKVGVALVDVLAGLFATVGILAALRHRTATGEGQRVEVDLLSSLLAALVNQGSAFTAGGVVPTRMGNQHPSVAPYEPLPCAEGELVLAVGNDRQFAALCEVLGVPALAADPRYATNTARVEHRETLRATLVERLAARPAPDWAQALTAVRVPAGVVNDVGAAFALAARLGLEPIVPLPRPDGSTVGLTRNPIGLSATPPTYRSAPPPYAAHPEPSRA; this is encoded by the coding sequence ATGCCCTCGGCACTCGACAACGTCCGGGTGGTCGACTTCTCGCGGGTGCTCGCCGGGCCGTTCGCCACCATGCTGCTCGCCGACCTCGGCGCCTCCGTCGTCAAGATCGAGCGCGGCGGCCCGGGCGCGGCGGGCGACGACACCCGCACCTGGGGCCCGCCCTACGACGACGCGGGCGAGGCGACCTACTACCTGTCGGTCAACCGCAACAAGGACAGCGTCGTCCTGGACTTCGCCGACCGCGCCGACCTCGAGCGAGCACGGGCGCTGGCGGCGGGCGCCGACGTCGTCGTCGAGAACTTCCGCCCCGGCGTCATGGACCGCCTCGGCCTCGGCTACGAGGCGCTGTCGGCCGCCGACCCGTCGCTCGTCTACTGCTCCATCACCGGGTTCGGCCGCCGCGCGGGCGCCGACCTGCCCGGCTATGACCTGCTCATCCAGGCGCTCGGCGGGCTCATGTCGATCACGGGCCCGGCCGGCGGCGAGCCGCAGAAGGTCGGGGTTGCGCTCGTCGACGTGCTCGCCGGGCTGTTCGCGACCGTCGGCATCCTCGCCGCCCTGCGCCACCGCACCGCGACGGGCGAGGGCCAGCGCGTCGAGGTCGACCTGCTCTCCTCGCTGCTGGCCGCGCTGGTCAACCAGGGCTCGGCGTTCACCGCGGGCGGCGTCGTGCCGACCCGCATGGGCAACCAGCACCCCAGCGTCGCGCCCTACGAGCCGCTGCCCTGCGCCGAGGGCGAGCTCGTCCTGGCCGTGGGCAACGACCGGCAGTTCGCGGCGCTGTGCGAGGTCCTCGGCGTCCCGGCGCTGGCCGCGGACCCGCGCTACGCCACCAACACCGCGCGCGTCGAACACCGCGAGACGCTGCGCGCCACCCTCGTCGAGCGCCTGGCCGCGCGCCCTGCCCCAGACTGGGCGCAGGCCCTGACGGCGGTGCGCGTGCCCGCCGGCGTGGTCAATGACGTCGGCGCGGCGTTCGCGCTGGCCGCGCGGCTCGGGCTGGAGCCCATCGTGCCGCTTCCCCGCCCCGACGGCAGCACCGTCGGCCTGACGCGCAACCCCATCGGCCTCTCGGCCACCCCGCCGACCTACCGCTCGGCCCCGCCGCCCTACGCGGCGCATCCTGAGCCCTCCCGCGCCTAG
- a CDS encoding GntR family transcriptional regulator translates to MAAGPVGARPTGPGTTPQHALDALRRAIVAGELRPGQRVRQEDVAERLGVSIAPVREALRVLEQEGQVTYRPRRGYFVTELRIDDLEEIYALRQVLEDRAARAALPTLDDDALDRIVLAARDCVDAAEAGDVAGELEANRRFHFAILEAPGHPHAMRLIRLLWDSTEAYRAMYYNSPEERHAAVDAHDRILAAIRARDVDALVAELDAHRRRALDVLAGILAPG, encoded by the coding sequence ATGGCCGCCGGCCCGGTCGGCGCCCGGCCCACCGGGCCCGGGACGACCCCGCAGCACGCGCTCGACGCGCTGCGGCGGGCGATCGTCGCGGGCGAGCTGCGCCCCGGGCAGCGCGTGCGCCAGGAGGACGTGGCCGAGCGCCTCGGGGTGAGCATCGCCCCCGTGCGCGAGGCGCTGCGGGTGCTCGAGCAGGAGGGTCAGGTCACCTACCGGCCGCGGCGCGGCTACTTCGTCACGGAGCTGCGCATCGACGACCTCGAGGAGATCTACGCGCTGCGCCAGGTCCTCGAGGACCGGGCGGCCCGGGCGGCGCTGCCAACGCTCGACGACGACGCGCTGGACCGGATCGTGCTCGCGGCCCGCGACTGCGTCGACGCCGCCGAGGCGGGGGACGTGGCCGGCGAGCTGGAGGCCAACCGACGCTTCCACTTCGCGATCCTCGAGGCGCCCGGCCATCCCCATGCCATGCGGCTCATCCGCCTGCTGTGGGACTCGACGGAGGCCTACCGGGCGATGTACTACAACTCGCCCGAGGAGCGCCACGCCGCCGTCGACGCGCACGACCGCATCCTGGCCGCCATCCGCGCCCGCGACGTCGACGCCCTGGTCGCCGAGCTCGACGCCCACCGCCGTCGCGCGCTCGACGTGCTGGCGGGCATCCTGGCGCCGGGCTGA